Proteins from one Hoplias malabaricus isolate fHopMal1 chromosome 2, fHopMal1.hap1, whole genome shotgun sequence genomic window:
- the LOC136687710 gene encoding uncharacterized protein, whose protein sequence is MARRKRMGFFQSTSRALYLFCLILSANQSTVPAANQQQHLRHLLRELLNAEIEIQFCNQWQSHIFTVWDRTLPSKMTALTPQSGVYQRLPSDCWSGEEGMTCQLLTSLPLNTSVFPPPDSSLQINRAQLTFPSHSFDAFQATPTSWLTELSQTGLSNQKTDNLQPYESKKENADLLRAVTSENEGCSEPSGERDYLLEYILAHQRNDDSQPLPFPAVEPNGAEAFQDPFPPVFNADVFSDTPLSASGDIFHTPVSGLFQSTPLYQNSTSTTTDIKVFDPFSDDYTEKDGLFKEQKVQSDGQFTASVNTSRDGPPDVSPVTASADGVLMFRRRPPKPVPRGIRKNLNQAVDFQPQFVPPTPAPAYSGNYQSQLIPIQAPPTSTPDLSLTPDLLLFQFQGQKPAFRMLHQLKRKIRIKSMWMYFSSVRRSV, encoded by the exons ATGGCAAGGAGGAAGAGGATGGGCTTCTTTCAGTCAACCAGCAGGGCTTTATATCTGTTCTGCTTAATCCTGTCAGCCAACCAGAGCACAGTTCcagcagcaaatcagcagcagcacctgaggCATTTACTCAGAGA GCTTCTCAATGCAGAGATAGAGATACAATTCTgtaaccagtggcaatcccatatcttcACTGTCTGGGACCGAACTCTACCCTCCAAGATGACAGCGCTCACCCCACAGagcggggtttatcagagactaccgtCAGACTGTTGGAGTGGAGAGGAGGGAATGACctgccagctcctgacctcactcccattgaacactt CTGTCTTCCCACCCCCTGATTCAAGCCTGCAAATTAACCGTGCGCAACTCACTTTCCCCAGTCATTCATTTGATGCATTCCAGGCCACACCCACTTCCTGGCTTACAGAACTCTCTCAAACTggactgtccaatcagaaaacagataATTTACAACCTTATGAATCCAAAAAGGAAAATGCTGACTTGCTGAGAGCTGTGACCAGTGAGAATGAAGGCTGTAGTGAGCCGTCTGGCGAGAGAGATTATCTTCTGGAATACATTCTTGCCCATCAAAGAAATGACGATTCCCAACCTCTGCCTTTTCCTGCTGTAGAACCTAATGGGGCAGAGGCTTTCCAGGACCCGTTTCCTCCTGTCTTCAATGCAGATGTTTTCTCAGACACACCTTTGTCTGCATCAGGTGATATCTTTCACACCCCTGTGTCCGGTCTGTTTCAAAGTACTCCACTGTATCAGAATTCAACATCCACCACTACAGATATTAAAGTGTTTGACCCATTTTCTGATGATTACACCGAGAAAGATGGTTTGTTCAAAGAGCAGAAAGTTCAGTCTGATGGACAATTCACTGCTTCTGTCAACACCAGTCGTGATGGACCTCCAGATGTTTCTCCAGTAACTGCCTCAGCAGATGGTGTGCTG ATGTTCAGAAGACGTCCTCCCAAACCAGTTCCACGTGGGATTCGTAAGAACCTTAATCAG gCTGTGGACTTTCAGCCTCAGTTTGTCCCTCCCACACCTGCACCAGCTTATTCTGGCAATTATCAAAGCCAACTTATTCCTATCCAAGCTCCTCCCACATCAACCCCAGATCTTTCCTTAACCCCAGATCTTCTCCTATTCCAGTTTCAGGGGCAAAAGCCAGCATTCAG AATGTTACATCAGCTAAAGAGGAAAATCAGAATCAAGTCTATGTGGATGTACTTCTCATCGGTCAG GAGAAGTGTGTAG